In one window of Penaeus vannamei isolate JL-2024 unplaced genomic scaffold, ASM4276789v1 unanchor4196, whole genome shotgun sequence DNA:
- the LOC113819844 gene encoding uncharacterized protein isoform X2, translating to MCYQKMTSGAAAGMVLEIFVHLLVACLLIHGVRKHQPFLVWGWVWMRCVLVVTDLANYVVKVAYSQILGAVVLAVLFTAALTYNILVVRSYAYTMSTADTTERLDSISEASDIRA from the exons ATGTGCTACCAAAAAATGACAA GCGGGGCTGCGGCGGGGATGGTTTTGGAAATCTTCGTGCATCTCCTCGTGGCTTGTCTCCTTATCCATGGCGTCAGGAAG CATCAGCCCTTCCTGGTGTGGGGCTGGGTGTGGATGAGGTGCGTCCTGGTGGTCACTGACCTGGCCAATTACGTGGTCAAGGTAGCATACAGTCAGATCTTGGGCGCAGTTGTACTTGCTGTGCTCTTCACTGCAGCCTTGACCTACAATATCTTGGTTGTCCGTTCGTATGCATATACC ATGTCGACGGCTGACACCACCGAGAGGTTGGACAGCATCAGCGAAGCGTCAGACATACGGGCTTGA
- the LOC113819844 gene encoding uncharacterized protein isoform X1 has product MHNEGQYINSSSICFLSKGGAAAGMVLEIFVHLLVACLLIHGVRKHQPFLVWGWVWMRCVLVVTDLANYVVKVAYSQILGAVVLAVLFTAALTYNILVVRSYAYTMSTADTTERLDSISEASDIRA; this is encoded by the exons ATGCACAATGAAGGACAGTATATAAATAGCTCTTCCATTTGTTTTCTCTCCAAAGGCGGGGCTGCGGCGGGGATGGTTTTGGAAATCTTCGTGCATCTCCTCGTGGCTTGTCTCCTTATCCATGGCGTCAGGAAG CATCAGCCCTTCCTGGTGTGGGGCTGGGTGTGGATGAGGTGCGTCCTGGTGGTCACTGACCTGGCCAATTACGTGGTCAAGGTAGCATACAGTCAGATCTTGGGCGCAGTTGTACTTGCTGTGCTCTTCACTGCAGCCTTGACCTACAATATCTTGGTTGTCCGTTCGTATGCATATACC ATGTCGACGGCTGACACCACCGAGAGGTTGGACAGCATCAGCGAAGCGTCAGACATACGGGCTTGA